In Mercurialis annua linkage group LG6, ddMerAnnu1.2, whole genome shotgun sequence, the following are encoded in one genomic region:
- the LOC126653767 gene encoding putative F-box protein At3g16210 has translation MKTKSRHDNNKFEFLDEEVKVEIFRQLPVKTLVLCTCVCKSWNLLIKDSAFICDLLRNRRNDGPLALFFRHYLNYEPRVTQSDTHYVYPDFQIRRIQDFPLAHDRRHFTVTDSINGLVCVVGDNYSTKVVSRPQTLVLWNPSIRKYIILPNPNLFPKKRCFVGFGYDSRCDDYKLLRMINLPDPADFKSVAEVFSLNSGSWKIMDSSRVPHCKISSVPGTQAIVNGIIHWNALRQDKSNVLLGFNARDETFQEIEIPQDLASRSIDPMLLNVLVYNDSTIGIFCKERHNNYKHCRLWIMKDYGESSSWIKVFTMGEEGRHLHPVGIGVTMPIGCVGQELFYRKSEYPTGIIGINLVNGEVRYHDFLLGERFTFITTYVESLVLLNR, from the coding sequence ATGAAGACGAAAAGCCGACATGATAACAACAAGTTTGAATTCCTTGATGAAGAAGTAAAAGTAGAAATTTTCCGACAGCTTCCGGTGAAAACCCTAGTCCTTTGTACGTGTGTCTGCAAATCCTGGAATTTACTGATAAAAGATTCTGCTTTTATTTGCGATCTATTGCGAAACAGGCGCAATGATGGTCCCTTAGCCCTTTTTTTCCGCCATTACTTAAACTATGAGCCAAGAGTAACACAATCCGACACTCACTATGTCTACCCAGATTTTCAGATTCGCCGGATCCAAGATTTTCCTCTTGCACATGACAGACGACACTTTACAGTTACTGATTCTATCAATGGCTTAGTTTGCGTTGTTGGAGATAATTATTCGACGAAGGTCGTGTCGCGTCCCCAAACATTAGTCCTGTGGAATCCATCTATTCGAAAATATATAATTCTTCCAAACCCTAACCTCTTCCCCAAGAAACGCTGCTTTGTTGGATTTGGATACGATTCCCGCTGCGACGACTACAAGTTATTGAGGATGATCAATCTTCCTGACCCTGCAGATTTCAAATCTGTTGCTGAAGTCTTCTCACTCAATTCAGGTTCATGGAAGATTATGGATTCTTCGAGGGTACCGCATTGTAAGATTTCTTCTGTTCCGGGTACCCAGGCTATTGTTAATGGAATTATTCATTGGAACGCTCTTCGTCAAGATAAATCGAATGTGTTATTGGGGTTCAATGCGAGAGATGAGACTTTTCAGGAAATTGAAATACCACAAGATTTGGCTTCCCGGTCAATTGATCCaatgttattaaatgttttggtATACAATGACTCAACAATTGGTATATTCTGTAAAGAACGGCATAATAATTATAAGCATTGTCGTTTATGGATAATGAAAGATTACGGCGAGTCAAGTTCGTGGATAAAGGTTTTCACTATGGGAGAAGAAGGGAGACACCTACATCCGGTAGGAATCGGAGTGACAATGCCGATAGGATGTGTAGGACAGGAATTGTTCTATAGGAAATCAGAATACCCAACAGGGATTATTGGGATCAACTTAGTAAACGGGGAAGTTAGGTACCATGATTTTCTATTAGGAGAACGTTTTACTTTTATTACTACTTATGTGGAAAGCTTAGTCTTGCTCAATAGATGA
- the LOC126688174 gene encoding protein IQ-DOMAIN 17, producing MGKKGSSSSWLTAVKRAFRSPTKDSDKRTSRRREDHVDQEEDEEKKREKKRWLFRKASSQESVMQQSPAKAGANNKATGVGDRVVVDQKHAVAVAVASAAAAEAAVATAQAAAEVARLTRPTYRAREHYAAIVIQTGFRGYLARRALRALKGLVKLQALVRGHNVRKQAKMTLRCMQALVRVQARVLDQRIRLSHEGSRKSAFSDTHSVIESRYLQDISDRKSMSREGSSIADNWDERPHTIEEVKAMLQHRKAAAMKQEKTLSHAFSQQIWRTGRSPSIGNEDELQEKPQWLDRWNMATRARASTDQRDPIKTVEIDTSQPYSYLAPPNFKRTNQHHHHQQQQHYHQHHNRPNSPLHRTNHSPITPSPSKTRPVLQVRSASPRCIREDKIYNPSQTPSLRSTYHYTGDLHQRASGSGNSNTYNAALPNYMAATESAKARSRSQSAPRQRPSTPERDRAGSATAKKRLSYPVPDPNYNNVGMGYAHGLRSPSFKSVMNLGGIEQQSNYSSCCTDSLGGEISPSSTTDLRRWLR from the exons ATGGGGAAGAAGGGTAGTAGTAGCTCATGGTTGACTGCTGTGAAAAGGGCCTTTAGATCTCCAACTAAAGACTCTGACAAGAGAACCAGCAGAAGAAGAGAGGACCATGTTGaccaagaagaagatgaagagaag AAGAGGGAGAAGAAGAGATGGTTATTTCGTAAAGCTTCGAGTCAAGAATCTGTAATGCAACAGAGCCCTGCAAAGGCGGGAGCTAATAACAAGGCTACCGGTGTTGGTGACCGTGTTGTCGTTGATCAGAAGCACGCCGTTGCAGTGGCCGTGGCGAGCGCAGCTGCGGCTGAAGCAGCTGTAGCTACTGCTCAGGCAGCAGCAGAAGTAGCTCGGCTTACTAGGCCGACGTATCGGGCCAGAGAACACTATGCTGCCATTGTTATTCAGACCGGTTTTAGAGGATACCTG GCAAGGAGGGCTCTGCGTGCGCTTAAAGGGCTGGTGAAATTGCAAGCTCTAGTAAGGGGACATAACGTGAGAAAACAAGCCAAGATGACGCTGAGATGCATGCAAGCGCTAGTTAGAGTGCAGGCTCGGGTTCTTGATCAACGCATAAGGCTTTCACATGAAGGCAGCAGGAAATCTGCATTTAGTGATACTCATAGTGTAATCGAATCGCGATATCTTCAGGACATTTCCGACAGAAAATCAATG TCAAGAGAGGGAAGTAGCATAGCTGATAATTGGGATGAGAGGCCGCACACAATTGAAGAAGTGAAGGCCATGTTACAACACAGAAAAGCAGCCGCAATGAAGCAAGAAAAGACGCTATCTCACGCGTTTTCGCAGCAG ATTTGGAGGACTGGTAGGAGTCCATCAATAGGCAATGAGGATGAGCTCCAAGAAAAACCGCAATGGCTTGACCGATGGAATATGGCAACAAGAGCAAGAGCTTCAACTGATCAAAGAGATCCCATCAAAACCGTAGAAATCGACACTTCTCAGCCTTACTCCTATTTAGCACCACCCAACTTCAAAAGAACAAATcaacatcatcatcatcaacaacaacAGCACTACCATCAGCACCACAACCGGCCAAATTCTCCTCTACATAGAACCAATCACTCTCCCATTACACCATCTCCCTCCAAAACAAGACCAGTACTCCAAGTCCGGTCAGCAAGCCCGCGTTGCATAAGAGAAGATAAAATCTACAATCCATCTCAAACACCAAGCCTAAGGTCCACTTATCACTACACGGGCGATCTGCATCAACGCGCTAGCGGTAGCGGTAATAGCAATACATATAATGCTGCATTGCCTAATTACATGGCTGCAACGGAGTCTGCTAAAGCGAGATCAAGATCACAAAGTGCACCGAGACAAAGGCCATCAACGCCCGAGAGAGACCGAGCAGGTTCCGCAACTGCAAAGAAACGGCTTTCGTATCCAGTTCCGGATCCGAATTACAACAATGTAGGTATGGGATATGCGCATGGATTAAGGAGTCCAAGTTTTAAGAGTGTTATGAACTTAGGAGGAATAGAACAACAGTCTAACTATTCATCTTGCTGCACGGACAGCCTAGGTGGTGAGATTTCGCCTTCTTCAACCACCGATCTTAGGCGGTGGTTGAGGtga